Proteins from a single region of Phyllopteryx taeniolatus isolate TA_2022b chromosome 10, UOR_Ptae_1.2, whole genome shotgun sequence:
- the LOC133484852 gene encoding endothelin receptor type B-like, producing the protein MKALTLLCFLMAVEVEASRFIRDSPAVPDTSEVFKNNVSIPRLLPQPARPRGSFPPMCIRPTEIKHAFKYVNTIVSCLIFVVGIIGNSTLLRIIYKNKCMRNGPNVLIGSLALGDLLYIIIAIPINVYKLIAEDWPFGVHVCKMIPFIQKASVGITVLSLCALSVDRYHAVTSWSRVKGMGIPLWKAVEVTLIWVIALLLAVPEALAFDMLEMPYRGNKLRVCLLHPEQSSNFIKFYQAVKDWWLFGFYFCLPLACTGIFYSLMSCEMLSRKRGMRIALNDHMKQRREVAKTVFCLVLIFALCWLPLHLSRILKNTVYDQNDPNRCELLSFLLVMDYIGINMASLNSCINPIALYFVSQKFKNCFQSCLCCWCYGTSTLDERGSGPGWKGSYHGNGLDRSSSRSSQKYTNSS; encoded by the exons ATGAAGGCCCTCACTTTGCTCTGTTTCCTGATGGCTGTGGAGGTCGAGGCCTCTCGGTTCATCCGGGACTCCCCGGCTGTGCCTGACACTTCTGAAGTCTTCAAGAATAATGTTTCCATCCCACGTCTACTTCCACAGCCAGCCCGGCCGAGGGGCTCCTTCCCCCCCATGTGCATAAGGCCCACAGAGATTAAGCACGCCTTCAAGTATGTGAACACCATTGTGTCCTGCCTGATCTTTGTGGTCGGGATCATTGGCAACTCCACGCTCCTCAGAATTATATACAAGAACAAGTGTATGAGGAATGGACCCAACGTCCTGATTGGCAGCCTGGCACTGGGGGACCTACTTTATATCATCATTGCCATCCCCATCAATGTGTATAAG CTAATAGCAGAGGACTGGCCATTTGGAGTGCATGTCTGCAAGATGATACCATTCATCCAAAAAGCTTCAGTGGGTATCACTGTCCTCAGCCTGTGTGCTCTAAGTGTGGACCG CTACCACGCAGTAACATCATGGAGCAGGGTGAAGGGGATGGGCATCCCTTTGTGGAAAGCAGTGGAGGTGACACTGATTTGGGTGATTGCTTTGCTGCTAGCAGTCCCTGAGGCGCTTGCATTTGACATGCTGGAGATGCCATACAGAGGCAACAagctgcgtgtgtgtctgttgcATCCAGAGCAGAGCTCCAACTTTATAAAG TTTTACCAAGCTGTAAAAGACTGGTGGCTGTTTGGCTTCTACTTCTGCCTACCACTTGCCTGCACAGGAATCTTTTACAGCCTCATGTCCTGCGAGATGCTGAGTCGCAAGAGAGGCATGCGGATTGCACTCAACGACCACATGAAACAG aGGAGGGAAGTGGCCAAGACAGTGTTCTGCCTTGTGCTGATTTTCGCTCTCTGCTGGTTGCCACTTCACCTCAGCCGTATTCTGAAGAACACAGTCTATGACCAAAATGACCCCAACCGCTGTGAACTCCTCAG CTTCCTCTTAGTGATGGATTACATTGGCATCAACATGGCTTCCCTGAACTCCTGCATCAACCCCATTGCCCTCTACTTTGTCAGTCAGAAGTTCAAAAACTGCTTCCAG TCTTGCCTGTGCTGCTGGTGCTATGGAACATCTACACTGGATGAACGAGGTTCCGGCCCAGGGTGGAAGGGCTCCTACCATGGCAACGGACTCGATCGCTCCAGCTCCCGCTCTagtcaaaaatacacaaactccTCATAA